ttcctattcatgtacctgtccaaatgctaTAACTGTGCCTACACCTCCTCTGGATGAACCacccatgaaaaagttgccctcgggtcccttttaagtctctcccctctcaccttaagcttttgccctctcgttttggactcccccaccccagggcaaaGACTTTGGCTCTTCACCTTATCCgtgtccctcgtgattttatcTTGATGAGCAGTTTGAGGCCAAAGGCAATGAGACCTTCTCAAATTTTGACAGATGTACTTACCTTACCCTCCCACGTTCTCATCTACATGGTTTCTATCTGTATTGCCATCAATATCTTCACTGAATCAACTGCTTCTGCTACATCCCACCCATCCCATAATCGGTCATCGCCTAGAACTCTTCCCGTCCTCCCCCTGGGACCCACAACGTTCTCCAATATCTTCCCATTGGCCTGCCTGTTGGTTGTTTCCTGTCCTCTCACCTCTTACTGAAgcgctcatgcccaaaacgttgattcttctgctccttggctggtgcctgactggctgtgcttttccagcaccactctcttctaAACTGTAGGCccctcaatttcccctcccagTCTCCATCTTGTTAAGTTTTGTAACCGTGCCCTTCCAATCGCAACCCCCTACCTCAAAAAGAACCAGAAATCACCCCTTTTTCCTCACCACCTACGTCCCCTAGGTCaatccaccatcgacaaggcccaaggcaggagtgtgagggagtactccccacttgcccctggatgggggcagctccaacaacactcaacaagcccgacaccatccagggacaaagcaaaccccgcttgattggcaccacatccgcatacatcccctccctcccccactcaagcTCAGGAGCAGTAAACAGTGACACATTGCCAAATAAGAAGCGGAACAGCCCAGTTGGGGAAGGGTCTGTGGAACACAGCAGAGTTATGCCAAATTAACTAAGACAAGTCACTGATGGGTAATCCCTTTATTATTTTGACTTATTATCCTGAACAGACAGCGTGAATCTGATTATTAATCACTGCTCTACAGAAGCTGAAGCAAGTACAGTTAAAACTTTTCTCTGGTCTCATTTGACCAGGGGTTTTTTAAGTCCTTCATCATGTTAAAAGATGTACAAAAGATATAACTCTGAGACTGAGCAGTTTAATAGTTGGCTCAGACATTGAATAAAGTTGCTAAAGCCCTAGTAGGCAcaaagtcagtgtacagatatctccctgagagagaggggggcatgagagacaccagtcagtgtacagatatctccctgagagagggggctgagagacaccagtcagtgtacagaaatctccctcagggagaggggactgagagacaccagtcagtgaacagatatctccctgagagagaggggactgagagacaccagtcagtgtacagatatctccctgagagaggggactgagagacaccagtcagtgtacagatatctccctgagagaggtgggactgagagacaccagtcaatgtacagatctctctctgtgagagaggggggttggggaatggagggagagagagattgagggagagcgttggggggggaggtgatggataggggagatggggagggggctggagagagagagagaggggagtgaagatGTGGgatggagaaagagggagagagggatgaagaGTGGGGGGAATGGAGGGAGGATGGGcaggaggtgggaaggggagggaagagagatagagaaaggggggggtggggagagagagcaggataaCATGTAGTCCCATCGAagaaagagacagggagtgatTACAAGAACGATGAAAGAAATGCGATGGAAAGATCTTTCGGGGACAGACCCCTTCCCTTAACAGACGAAGCCTTGAGAAAGACAGATTAAAGTGCACTAGCTGTAACCTTTAATATTACACAGGAATGGTCATCTCCTGCCGACATTCAAGGAGGGATCTTTGCCGTGGAGTGTCGCCATGTCTCTCCTGTGCCCCCGCGTCCTGCGGTGGGTTCCATCACTTCATTTAGGGGGGTATGGTGCCACCTGGTTGGCAGGGGGTGCGTAGCCAGGCTGGGGGATATTGACAGGCGGGGGGGCGTAGCCAGGCTGCCCAGCGTAGCCAGGCTGCCCGGCGTAGTTAGGCTGGGGCACGTAGGTGgggtggggcagcacggtggtgcTGGCATTAATCACCGTCACGGCACTCTTGCGCGCCTTCATCTCCCGCGCGATCTGGCACCAGCCACAGCAGTTGCACCAGTACATGATGCAGCAGTCATTGAAAATGGAGCCCTGGGTACGAGAGAGACACAAAGAAACAGCTCATTTCTGGGTTCACAAACACAGCCGTCGAGCGTCAGTCATTCCCCACTCTCGCAGAACCCAGGTGGAAGTGGTAGAACGCTTCCGAAAAGCCTGTTCCCCATCCTACCCAGTGCCCTTCCCACCCTCCCCACCTTTCCCAACCCTCTGATTACCGACAGGGAGGAAGTGAATGCAGCGTTGCCAAATGCAAAAATAGCTGGAAAGGCGGGTTGCAAAAGAGATGCAAAGAATTTGCAGAGGAGTTGTTGATCGACTTGTTCCTGTACTGTCCTTTGTCACggagccatacagcacagaaacagacccttctatccaactcgtccatgccgaccagatagctgAACCTAATCGAGTCACATTTGtaagcacttggtccatatctctctcaacccttcctattcagttacccatccagatgccttttaaggtataaaagggacctaaggggcaacttttttcacccagagggtggtgcatgtatggaatgagctgccagaggaagtggtggaggctggtataattatggcatttaaaaggcatctggatgaataatggaatagaaagggtttagagggatatgggccaagtgctggcaaatgggactagattatgttaggTTATTCGGTCGGTACGGACAAattggggtctgtttccatactgtacatctctatgactttaaatgctgtaattgtaccagcctccaccacttcctctggcagctcattccatacacgcaccaccctctgcgtgaaaaagctgaccctcaggtcccttttatatctttcccctgtcgccttaaacctatgcccctcgggttatggactcccccacccccaggaaaAGACCCcggctatttactctatccatccccctcatggttttataaacctctataaggtcacccctcagcctccaacgctgcagggcaaacagccccagcctattcagcctctccctagaggtcaaaccctccaaccctggcaaacatccttgtgaatgttttctgaaccctttcaagtttcacaacatccttcctgtagcagggagactagaaccgAACCCAGTATTCCAAAAGTCGCCGAACCAATGTCGGGTACAGACGCaaatggcctcccaactcctacactcgatgctctgaccaattaaaGGCAAACATTCTTTGCTCTTGATTAAGTAAGTTGTCAAATGgagcataatgtgggaaaatcTGAAGTTGCTCACTTTGGAAAGGAGAAGGACAGAGCtttggagagaaaattcagaaaactGTGACACAAAGGGACTTGCGGGGGGGAAGCTCAAAAAGCTAGCACACACGGGTAGCAGGGAATCAATAGGGGTCATtaaatattggcctttatttcaaggggGGTTGGACTATAAGAataaggaagtcttactgcaactgtacaaggtactGGGGGAGACCACATCCGGAGGACTGCAAGCagttccttatttaaggaaagatatcatttcactGGAGGCGGTTCAGAGGGATGGTCCCCTGGGGTGAAGGGATTGTGTTCTGAGCAGAAGCTGAGCAGGTTGGGACTGTACTCACTGGAGAGGtgttctcattgaaacatatcagatACTTGAGGGTTAGTGctgggaggatgtttcccctcatgggggaGTCTAGGACCAAAGGGCACTGTCTCAGGATAAAGGGGCCCCTGAGATGAGGAGGCATCTCTcccctcagagggttgtgagtctgcgGAGTTTCCTGAGACAGAGAGCTGTGGCGGGTGCGGAGTCCTCTGAGACCGAGACGGATTCTTGGtcaagggaaagggcaggaaggcGGACGTGCGGAATATCAGTCCAGCCACGATGCCTTCGAATGGTGGGTCGGACTGAACGGGCTGACTGGCCTGTCTCGGTTCCTATGTCTGAGGCTCTTAGGGTCTGTTCCAGGATTAAAAGGTAGCCCGATTATTTCAGGGTGAGTAACCTGCTGGTTACCCATCGACGCTCACATCCTGAGTGAAAGTACATCTCTCTACCAGTCAGGAAATCGAAACTCCCTGACGCAGTCCGGGTGTGGCCTTAATACACTTGTCCCCAGGCATATTTTTCGAAACCGCAATCTGCCAATCCATTATTGTTGTAGAAAGTCTTGCTTTAGCTAATAAATCTCATCCCTAGGCCTCGAGTAATTGACGCTCTTGTTCACGATATCAGGGGAAGAGGTCAGTGACTTTGCTACTCTGCAAGCTGATGGAGCTCCAGGGACGAGGATATTCCCAagactagagggtttgagttataatgaggggctgaataggtcAGAGCTCAGCAAAAATAAGCTACAAtctcttcccccctccacccccggaTATCGTGAAGAAACGTGTCGATTACCCGAGGCCCCCGGACAAGATTTATTGACGAAAATAAGAGTTTCTACAACAGGGCTATTTCAGAATATTGAGAATGACAAATTTCTTGCCATTCTTAAGGGGGCTCCCGCTATCCGAGGGAGCTAGGGAAGGCTTTGAATTTAGGGCAAAAAATGTACCATTGCACAAAGCAACATAAAGAATAGCGTAGAGTGACGAAGAGGCTAATGAGAAGGAAGAGATTAGAGTAGGAGAGAGAGGTAGAAATATTAAAATAGATAGCAAGACTTTCTTCAGGTATTTTTAAGGGACACGTGTCTGTAAACGTGTTTTGGTCCTCTAGAGAGTGCAGCTTTGGTGTGAACAATAAAGAAATTAACAAATATTTTGCTTCCGTCTTCATTGTAGAGAGAATACAATAACATTTCAGTAACAGCAGTGAGTCAGGAGCTGTTAACAAGGAGGTTACAGAGGAGGTTCTACTCAGCAAACTGGTAGAGCTGCAAAGACAAGGATATTACTGagactagagggtttgagttataatgagaggctgaataggctgggactttttccccgggagcatcagaggctgagaggtgaccttacagaggtttataaaatcacgagggtcatggataggataaacagacaaggtcttttctctggactCGTGgggtccagaagtagagggcataggtttaaggtgagaaggggaaagtTTAAACGGGAcaaaaggggcaacgttttcacacagagggtggtacatgtatggaacgaactgccagagaaagtggtggaggctggtacaattacagcatttaaaaggcatctggatgggtacatgaataggaagggtttagagggatatggggccaaatgctggcaaatgggactagattaatctaggatatctggtcggcattgacgagttggatcaaaggggtctatttctgagctgtatgactctatgtttcaATAACAGAGGAAAGAGCTAGCACAGAACTGAACGGGCTAAATGTACACCTTGCCGTCGTACAGTGGGGTCTTGTGTAccatacttgagtacatgtgacaataaaaactAAATCTAGATCTAAATTGACCGGACAGGAGGTGGAGCCTGGAGAGAGCGGTGACATGGAAAATTGTCCCACTTACCGGAATTCCGTGTCTCTCGCGGAACGCAACACGTACtgcgagggagacagggggaatcGCTCCTGTGCTGACATAGCCGCAACCGTTGCAGCTGGTGTCCAGTAATGGCAGGCAGAGGCACTCCCCGAACTGGTCCACAGTCTTGCACATGAAGCAAGGCATACACCAGAACGCGCAGCAACCTGGGAAAAATGCAACAAAGAAGATCAATTTCTCTTCCCCTTCCCCATGTCACCAGTCTGTCACCCACATGGCGCTGAGTGGCAAAAGACTGCCCGGCTTTCTTGAACTGAGTACCCAGAGCACATGTAAAGACAGACCGCTAGGCACTGGAGCTAGTTGGTACATCCCAATGCCACATTCTGTGAATAACCCTagttattgtgtacagttctggtcaccgcattataagaaggatgtggaagctttggaaagggtgcagaggagatttactaggatgttgcctgctatggaaggaatatcttacgaggaaagactgagggccttgagactgttctcgttagagagaagaaggttgagaggtgacttaatagagacatacaaagtaatcagagggttagatagggtggacagggagagcctttttccaagtatggggacggcaaacacaaggggacacaactttaaagtgaggggagataggtataagacagatgtcagaggtagtttctttactcagggagtagtaagggtatggaatgctttgcctgcaacgggagtagattcaccaactttaagtacatttaagtcgtcattggacaggcatatgggcgtacatggaatagtgtaggtgggatgggcttcagattagtatgtcagggcggcgcaacatcgagggccaaagggcctgtactgcgctgtaatgttctatgttcaatgttctatgttctatgatcctcATTGTCTGTGCATTGATTGCAAGGCGAACATAGAAACAGGGATAATAggtacaggaataggccattcagcccttccagcctgttcccaccattcaatatgatcatggctgtccGTGCGATTTCAATATCCAATttccgccctctccctgtctcccttgaTCCCTCTAGCTGCAAGCACCACACCCAGTTCCCTCTTGTATATGTCGAATGAACTAGCCCCAACAGCTTGCTGTCggagtcaagagagtggtgctggaaaagcacagcaggtcaggcagcatcctaggagcaagaaaatcaggaaatgaagggccaattttcctgctcctcggatgctgcctgacctgccgtgatttcccagcaccacactctcgactctggtctccagcatctgcagtcctcactttcgccacgcTTCCTGTAGGAGACAATTCCACAGGTTCCCAACTCTCtcagagtgaagaaattcttcctcatctccatcctgaaTAGCTTGCCCCCTTATTCTTAAACTGTGATCCCTTGGTTCTGGATCTCCCTCAACATTGGGAATGttcttcccacatctagcctgtccagtccaataaggattttatatgtttctaaaggagctccccccctcctcccatttttctaaattccagtgagtacaagcccagtcgatccagtctttcctcatatgtcagtcctgccatcccgggaatcagtctggagaaccttcgctggactccctcaatagcaagaattccttagactaggagaccaaaactgcacacaatacccaaGGTGTGGTcgtaccaaggccctgtataactgcagcaagacatccctactccaatactcaaatcctctcactatgaaggagagcactccattagctttcctcattgcctgctgtgccTACCTTTAATCATAGACCTTcagtatccactccctccaccacccatGTACTGCCatagcagtgtgtatcatctacaagatgcaactcaccaaggctcctctaacagcaccttcccaacccacaatctctaccatctagaagggcaaaggcagcagatacatgggaacaccaacccCCTGAACGTTCCCCTCCAAGCAACCCACTATCTTGAGTTGGAAATGTTTTGGCCATCCCTTCggtgtcgttgggtcaaaatcctggaactccctccctaatgtgGGTGTCTCTACAACTCATGAACTCTTTCAGGAGTCTGGCACAACTGAAGGAACTTGGATGAGAGATGGGTGGTAATAGCACTGCGCTGATACATAGATGAGGAACACTGATGAGTCGAGTACCAGAGCACATATAAAGAGAGACTGCCAAAGGTGTAATGTTCACCTTCTTTGTGAGTTTCATGAGGTTTGGGGATTCAGGTGTGGAGCTCTTTAAAATGCCCATAAACAGATGCAGAAAGTCTTCAGGGAGACTGACAGAGTGCTGGCCTTCTTAtctaaaggagcaggagcatagGAATGCAGACATTATACCATAAAAGACCCTAGTTAGACCCTATTTAGAACAGATCTATACACCATACCTTAAGAGGGATGTTTTGACCCTGGAGGGAGTACAACACACAGTTCCAAGCatgattttggattagtggtgctggaagagcacagcagttcaggcagcatccgaagagctcctcagatgctgtctgaactgctgtgctcttccagcaccactcatccaaaacctggtttccagcatctgcagtcattgcttttacctattTCCAAGCATGATACTAGGACTTCAGGGGCTACATTATGGGGAGAGATTAGAAAAATCAGGCTTCTATTCTCCAAAGTTTAGAAGGTGAAGGGGTGATCTTTTTTAAGATTTATTTGTAGGAGATGGGTATTGCTAGCtggaaccagcatttattgcccgtccctagtttccccttgagaaggtgaggaggagctgccatcttgaaccgctgcagtccacctgctgtgggttgacccacacagtgttgttagggagggagctccaggattctgacccagcgaggttgaaggaacggccgatatatttcccagttaggatggtgagcggctcggaggggaacttgaacatggtggtgttcccatgtatctgctgccccttgtcctccTAGATGGAGGTGGCCGTGGGTTGGGAAGGTGCTCgcgaaggatctttggtgaattgctgcagtgcatcttgtagatggtacacactgctgctactgagcgtcggtgggggagggaggggatgtttgtggatgtggtgccaatcaagcgggggttactttgtccctggatggtgtcgagcttcttaagtgttgttagAACTGCCCCCacccagggcaagtggggagtattccctcataCTCCTGACTCAGGCCGTgtggatggtgaacaggctttggggagccaggaggtgagttacttgctgcagtattcctagcctctgacctgttcttatagCTGTTgcgtttatgtggcaagtccagttaagtttctgctTAATggcaacccccaggatgttgatggtgggggacttggtgatggcaacaccattgaacgtcaaggggcagtggttagattgcctcttactggtgatggattagtggtgctggaagagcacagcagttcagggatgcttcctgaactgctgtgctcttccagcaccactaatccagtatttggttttcagcatctgcagtcattgtttttatcttactggtgatggccattgcctggcatttgtgtggcgtaaTGTTAGATGCCACCtgtcagcctaagcctggatattgttgcatttgagcatggtCTGCTGTGGTATCCAATTGAGGTCTTCAGGACATTACCAGGTAGATACAAATAAACCAAGAGGAAATAGTCTAAAAGATCGGTCAGGAGAGACATTAGGAAGTCCTGCTACACATAAAGGGTGATAGAGATTTGGGACTCTCTTCTACAAATGATGCCAATTTAATGGTTAAATTGAAGTCTGAGAAAGGCAACATATTTTCTTTAGCAAGGGCATCAAGGGCTTTGGACCCAAGCAggcatatggagttaggccatggATCAACCACAGTCTTAGTCAATGGCGGAGCAgcctagaggggctgaatggcctactaatGTTCCTATCAAGACAAGGATTAGCATCAAGACTCACCCTTCACCATTTGCAATGAAGGTAGCTCACCAGCGCCTCCTCAAGGGGTAATCCGGGACCGCAAGgcatcagccattcagcccatcagcatTCAATGAGGTCAAGCCAAGCAATCTCATGAAAGTGGgctaggagtaggccattcagcccctcgagcctgccctGTTGTTCCTGGTTGATCTGGCTTATTACTGAACTCCATaccatctctccaaaccctttgaCTCCCTCACTGATGAATAAATACCCACACCGGTCTTTGTAGATATTCAATGAGCTAGAGTCTGCTTGCTGGGGCAGGAATTATAGATCTACagcacagtttaaaaaaaaggccctttggcccattagaTCGATGCTGGTCAAAAACTAGTACTTGAATATATTCCAATCCCATTTCCTGGCACTTGGCTTGGTCTGCTTTGTTGCACATCTGAAAATGTCCGAAAAGTTATGGGACATCGAGTCCCGGATTCCCCACCACCTTCCTGGTGAAAATGTGTTCCTCGTATTCCCTCTAAACCACCTGCCCCATCCCTACAATTTGTATCCCCCCACCCTGATCGTTGGTCTCTCCGTCAAGGGGAAAAGTTGCTTCCTGTCTGCGTTTCTCATCATTTTACCCATCTCattcatgtcccctctcaatctcctctgctctaagggaagcaatcccagtctgtccaatctctctccatctctgaaattctgcaggccaggcaacatcctggtaaatctctccaacccaggcaacattccGGCAAACCTGTCCAGACtgggaaacatcctggtaaatctctttctgcaccctctccaatttctTTTACATCCCTCTTACAATGTAGATTCCACTAACTGCACCAATACTCTTTCACTGGGTGGCCTAACTGATATTTTATAC
The sequence above is a segment of the Chiloscyllium punctatum isolate Juve2018m chromosome 21, sChiPun1.3, whole genome shotgun sequence genome. Coding sequences within it:
- the LOC140492361 gene encoding cornifelin homolog, producing the protein MASPVVVMTQPQQTTTIISTQPKGWNTGIFECCEDCGICCCAFWCMPCFMCKTVDQFGECLCLPLLDTSCNGCGYVSTGAIPPVSLAVRVAFRERHGIPGSIFNDCCIMYWCNCCGWCQIAREMKARKSAVTVINASTTVLPHPTYVPQPNYAGQPGYAGQPGYAPPPVNIPQPGYAPPANQVAPYPPK